In Gammaproteobacteria bacterium, the genomic stretch AGCTCGCCGAGCTTCGCGACGAAGCCGTAGCCGGCGTCGCTCGCGAGCACGACTTTCGAATCCGGCTCGCCGATCATGGCGCCGCAGAACTCGGCGCCGTCCGGCGGGTTGAAACGGCCGGAGAGCGGCTCGCCCTGCCCGCGCGCCGACGGCAGCGTGTGCGCGCCGACGCTGTACACGCGGCCGGTGCTGTCGATGAACATCGCGAGCTGGTTGCTGCGGCCGTGTGCCGCCGCGAGGAACTCGTCGCCCGCCTTGTAGCTCAGGCTCAGCGGATCGACCTCGTGGCCCTTCGCCGCGCGCGCCCAGCCGCGTTTCGAGAGCACGACGGTGACGGGCTCGCTCGCGACCAGCTCCGTCTCGCTGATCGCCTGCGCGGCCTCGCGCTCGACGAGCAGTGTGCGGCGCGCGTCGCCGTAAGCCTCGGCATCCTCTAGGATCTCCTGCTTGATGAGCGCTTTGAGCCTGGCCGCGCTCTTCAGCGTCTTCTCGATGAAGTCGCGCTCGTCGCCGAGCTCCTGCTGCTCGCCGCGGATCTTCATTTCCTCGAGCTTCGCGAGGTGGCGCAGGCGCAGGTTGAGGATGGCCTCGGCCTGAGTGTCGGAAAGCCGGAATTTCTTCATCAGGACGGGCTTCGGCTCGTCCTCCCTGCGGATGATCGCGATCACCTCGTCGATGTTCAGGTAGGCGATGAGCAGGCCGTCCAGCACGTGCAGCCGGTCGGTGACGATCTGCAGGCGGTGCTGCAGGCGGCGCCTGACGGTGTCCTTGCGGAACTCCAGCCATTCGTTCAACAGCTCGACGAGGTTGAACGTCCGCGGCCGGCCGTCGCGGCCGACGACGTTCATGTTGACGCGCACGGTGCGCTCGAGCGAAGTCGTCGAGAACAGGTGCGACATGAGCTGGTCGACGTCCACGCGGGAGGACTTCGGCGTGATCACGAGCCGGATCGGGTCCTCGTGGTCCGACTCGTCGCGGAGGTCCTCGACCAGCGGCAGCTTCTTCGCGCGCATCTGGGCGGCGATCTGCTCGAGCACCTTGCTGCCGGATATCTGGTACGGCAGCGAGTTGATCACGATGTCGCCGTTCTCCTTCTTGTACGTGGCGCGCAGGCGCAGCGTGCCGTTGCCGGTCTTGTAGAGCTCGCGGATTTCGCTCTTCGGCGTGATCAGCTCGCCGCCGGTGGGAAAATCCGGCCCCTTTACGTGCTTCATGAGCTGGGCGATCGTCGCGTTCGGATCGTCGATCAGGTGCACGAGCGCGCTCGCGACCTCGCGCAGGTTGTGCGGCGGGATATCCGTCGACAGGCCGACCGCGATCCCGGTCGTGCCGTTCAGCAGCACGTTCGGCAGCCGCGCCGGCAGCACCAGCGGCTCCTCGAGGGTGCCGTCGAAGTTCGGCACCCAGTCTACCGTGCCCTGCGCGAGCTCCTGGAGCAGGCTCTTCGCGTACGGCATCAGGCGCGACTCGGTGTAGCGCATCGCCGCGAACGACTTCGGATCGTCGGTCGAGCCGAAGTTGCCCTGCCCGTCGATCAGCGGATAACGGTACGAGAACGGCTGCGCCATCAGCACCATCGCGTCGTAACACGCGGTGTCGCCGTGCGGATGGA encodes the following:
- the parC gene encoding DNA topoisomerase IV subunit A; translated protein: MAGNEMQNQLNLEGVEQLALKDYTEKAYLDYSMYVILDRALPQIGDGLKPVQRRIVYAMSELGLSAGAKFKKSARTVGDVIGKFHPHGDTACYDAMVLMAQPFSYRYPLIDGQGNFGSTDDPKSFAAMRYTESRLMPYAKSLLQELAQGTVDWVPNFDGTLEEPLVLPARLPNVLLNGTTGIAVGLSTDIPPHNLREVASALVHLIDDPNATIAQLMKHVKGPDFPTGGELITPKSEIRELYKTGNGTLRLRATYKKENGDIVINSLPYQISGSKVLEQIAAQMRAKKLPLVEDLRDESDHEDPIRLVITPKSSRVDVDQLMSHLFSTTSLERTVRVNMNVVGRDGRPRTFNLVELLNEWLEFRKDTVRRRLQHRLQIVTDRLHVLDGLLIAYLNIDEVIAIIRREDEPKPVLMKKFRLSDTQAEAILNLRLRHLAKLEEMKIRGEQQELGDERDFIEKTLKSAARLKALIKQEILEDAEAYGDARRTLLVEREAAQAISETELVASEPVTVVLSKRGWARAAKGHEVDPLSLSYKAGDEFLAAAHGRSNQLAMFIDSTGRVYSVGAHTLPSARGQGEPLSGRFNPPDGAEFCGAMIGEPDSKVVLASDAGYGFVAKLGELASRNKSGKAVLRVPQGGRVVVPAAIPEDIECLIAAVSSIGRLLLFELEELPELAKGRGNRLIGIPGRKYSAGEESLVAIAVVPEGAGLQVHTATRAMTLKWDDTDPYYGERGLRGALLPKGWRKVERLTAVP